From a region of the Arachis ipaensis cultivar K30076 chromosome B09, Araip1.1, whole genome shotgun sequence genome:
- the LOC107614689 gene encoding putative pentatricopeptide repeat-containing protein At3g15930, with translation MLCLSTSLSCSHASFTLSLSLLIKRLVSKSSDIAFKCSAHFDSKCFGEYAISLLERCNSMEQLKQIHSQTIKMGLTSDPLVQNKVIVFCCTKDCGDVKYAHKVFDTIPKPSGFIWNTMMKGYSRINCPEIGVSMYIAMITNDTKPDHYTLPFLLKGFNSNVALRYGKILFNNAVKHGFDSNVFVQKAFIHVFSLCGMVDMARKVFDMGESWEVVTWNVMISGYNRVKAFQKSKKLFSEMEKKGVSPNSVTIVLMLSVCSKLKDLLGGKHIYKYVEKGIVEPNLILENALIDMFAVCGEMGAAQSVFDKMKSRDVISWTSIVSGFANSGEINLARKYFDQMPERDYVSWTAMIDGYLRLNHFREALVLFREMQMSNVKPDEFTMVSILSACANLGALELGEWVKTYIDKNSIKNDTFVGNALIDMYFKCGNVEKARKIFKEMHQKDKFTWTAMIVGLAINGHGEEALSMFSNMIEASVTPDEVTYIGVLCACTHAGMVEKGRNFFTSMTEQHGIKPNMTHYGCMVDLLGRAGQLKEALDVIKTMPLKPNSIVWGSLLGACRVHRNVELAEMAAKQILELDPENGAVYVLLCNIYAACKRWESLRCVRETMMEKGIKKTPGCSLMEMNGNVYEFVAGDQSHPQSKEIYAKLENMMQELKIAGYSPDTSEVFLDIGEEDKESAVYRHSEKLAIAYALISSGKEVTIRIVKNLRMCVDCHHMAKLVSEVHGREIIVRDRTRFHHFSHGSCSCNDFW, from the coding sequence ATGCTTTGTTTGTCAACTTCACTGTCTTGTTCACATGCAAGTTTCACACTTTCACTTTCCTTGCTCATCAAGAGATTGGTTTCTAAGTCTTCTGATATTGCTTTTAAGTGTTCTGCACATTTTGATTCCAAATGTTTTGGAGAATATGCAATATCTTTGCTTGAAAGGTGCAATTCCATGGAACAGTTAAAGCAAATTCATTCACAAACAATCAAAATGGGTCTAACTTCAGACCCTTTAGTTCAAAACAAAGTTATAGTCTTCTGTTGTACCAAGGATTGTGGAGATGTGAAATATGCTCATAAGGTGTTTGATACAATTCCAAAACCAAGTGGGTTCATTTGGAACACCATGATGAAGGGCTATTCTAGGATCAACTGTCCTGAAATTGGAGTTTCTATGTATATAGCAATGATCACCAATGATACCAAGCCCGATCATTACACGCTTCCGTTCTTGTTGAAGGGATTCAACAGCAATGTGGCTTTGCGGTATGGGAAAATCTTGTTTAACAATGCAGTGAAACATGGATTTGATTCTAACGTGTTTGTTCAAAAGGCTTTCATTCATGTGTTTTCCTTGTGTGGCATGGTTGATATGGCTCGGAAGGTCTTTGATATGGGTGAATCATGGGAAGTAGTTACCTGGAATGTAATGATATCCGGGTATAACAGAGTTAAGGCGTTTCAGAAATCAAAGAAGCTTTTTTCTGAGATGGAGAAGAAAGGAGTATCACCCAATTCAGTTACTATAGTTTTGATGCTTTCAGTATGCTCTAAATTGAAGGATTTACTTGGGGGAAAGCACATATATAAGTATGTCGAAAAGGGTATTGTTGAACCTAATCTGATATTGGAAAATGCCTTAATTGATATGTTTGCAGTCTGTGGAGAAATGGGTGCTGCACAAAGTGTTTTCGACAAAATGAAGAGTAGAGATGTAATTTCTTGGACTTCCATCGTCTCAGGGTTCGCCAATTCTGGCGAAATTAATTTAGCTAGGAAGTATTTTGATCAAATGCCTGAAAGAGATTATGTTTCCTGGACTGCCATGATTGATGGATACCTTAGACTTAATCATTTCAGGGAGGCTCTGGTGCTTTTCCGTGAGATGCAAATGTCAAATGTAAAACCTGATGAATTCACCATGGTCAGCATCCTATCGGCTTGCGCAAATCTGGGAGCACTCGAACTAGGGGAGTGGGTGAAGACTTACATTGACAAAAACAGTATCAAGAATGACACTTTTGTTGGGAATGCTCTGATAGACATGTACTTCAAATGTGGTAATGTTGAGAAAGCAAGGAAAATATTCAAGGAAATGCATCAGAAAGACAAGTTTACATGGACAGCAATGATAGTTGGTCTTGCCATTAATGGCCATGGTGAAGAAGCTCTTTCCATGTTTTCAAATATGATAGAAGCTTCAGTTACACCAGACGAGGTAACCTATATTGGTGTCCTGTGTGCATGTACACATGCCGGCATGGTAGAAAAGGGAAGAAACTTTTTCACTAGCATGACCGAGCAACACGGAATCAAGCCAAATATGACACATTATGGATGCATGGTTGATCTTCTTGGAAGAGCTGGCCAATTAAAAGAAGCTCTTGATGTCATTAAGACTATGCCCTTAAAGCCGAATTCAATTGTTTGGGGATCTCTTCTTGGTGCTTGTAGAGTTCACAGAAATGTGGAGCTGGCTGAAATGGCAGCAAAACAGATTCTTGAGTTAGATCCTGAAAATGGAGCTGTTTATGTCCTGTTATGCAACATATACGCCGCGTGCAAGAGATGGGAGAGCTTGCGCTGCGTCCGGGAaaccatgatggagaaaggaatCAAGAAAACACCAGGTTGCAGCTTGATGGAAATGAATGGCAATGTATATGAATTTGTTGCTGGGGATCAATCACATCCTCAATCTAAAGAGATATATGCAAAGCTAGAAAACATGATGCAAGAGTTGAAGATTGCAGGGTATTCACCTGATACCTCAGAGGTTTTTCTTGATATTGGGGAAGAGGATAAGGAGAGTGCAGTTTATAGGCATAGTGAGAAGTTGGCTATTGCTTATGCACTTATTAGTTCAGGAAAAGAAGTTACCATAAGAATAGTGAAGAATCTCAGAATGTGTGTGGATTGTCACCATATGGCAAAGTTGGTGTCTGAAGTTCACGGTAGGGAGATAATTGTTAGGGATAGAACTAGATTCCATCATTTCAGCCATGGTTCATGTTCATGTAATGATTTCTGGTAA
- the LOC107619405 gene encoding zinc finger BED domain-containing protein DAYSLEEPER-like isoform X1, translated as MYVITPAFMAIDAGIAVTNNKEKPDLGEHPNLPKRKKSIVWEYFTVETVGAGCTRAYCKQCNKSFSYINDSKLAGTSHLKRHITLGICQVIRQKNQQGETQDTPNPPKKRPRATPGYAGNGVSFDQSRSNHDIAKMIILHDYPLHIVEQQGFIDLVRILQPQFNPIRSDSVEEDCVALYVREKQNLLNLINGIPGLVNLTLDLWTSNEAMGYVFVRGHFIDGNWNLHHPVLNVIKVPFPLSDGSLSHTILTCLSDWNLEGRLLTLALDKSFSSETLMGNLKGFLSSKNPVILNDQFLNQNCYARVLSHLALDALQAMKETVDKVRQSVKYVKSSESHLEKFIELKQQLQVPSKVDLVLDDTSRWDSTYHMLLAACELMEVFACFDTADPDYRMTLTMDEWKQVEKLCKYLKCFHDAANILTLQPYPTANLFFPEVSKLQVELTYAAFSDDPFLSGLIKPLYEKFDRYWRESCPILAMAVALDPRHKMKLVEFTFSKILGENAEPWIRTVDDALREMFIEYNIQMLPFETINGDDEGDEIMIKTELCPEGSLDDSIYLDDYEFYISDFVGNQQFKSELDEYLEEPLLSSHQEFDILCWWRLNGYRYPTLSRIASDLLSMPTSTVSRDSVFDTEIRKMDSYRSSLSPRTIEALICAKDWLQNKILPTDDSKAFVKMEF; from the exons ATGTATGT GATTACACCTGCATTCATGGCGATTGATGCTGGCATTGCTGTAACTAATAACAAAGAGAAACCTGATTTAGGAGAACATCCGAATCTACCTAagagaaagaagtctattgtGTGGGAATATTTCACTGTTGAAACTGTTGGAGCTGGATGTACCAGGGCATATTGCAAACAGTGCAACAAATCCTTTTCTTATATAAATGATTCAAAACTAGCCGGCACAAGTCATCTGAAAAGGCACATTACTTTAGGAATTTGTCAAGTTATTCGgcagaaaaatcaacaaggagaaactcaagatactcccaatccACCCAAGAAACGTCCAAGAGCAACACCTGGATATGCTGGTAATGGTGTCTCATTTGATCAGAGCCGGAGCAACCATGATATTGCTAAAATGATAATTTTACATGATTATCCACTTCATATTGTGGAGCAGCAGGGTTTCATTGATCTTGTGCGGATTCTTCAACCCCAGTTcaatccgatccgatctgattCTGTCGAAGAGGATTGTGTTGCTTTATATGTAAGAGAGAAGCAAAATCTTTTGAATCTTATCAATGGTATTCCCGGACTGGTTAACCTGACATTGGACTTATGGACTTCAAACGAGGCAATGGGCTATGTTTTTGTCCGTGGACACTTCATTGATGGCAATTGGAACTTACATCATCCTGTTCTAAATGTCATTAAGGTACCATTTCCTCTTTCCGATGGTTCCTTAAGCCACACTATATTAACATGTCTATCTGACTGGAATTTAGAGGGACGACTCCTTACCCTTGCACTTGATAAATCCTTCTCCAGTGAGACTTTGATGGGAAATCTGAAAGGCTTTCTTTCTTCCAAGAACCCAGTGATCCTCAATGATCAGTTCTTAAACCAGAATTGTTATGCCCGTGTTCTTAGTCACCTTGCACTGGACGCATTACAGGCAATGAAGGAAACTGTTGACAAGGTCCGTCAAAGTGTGAAGTATGTAAAGTCTTCAGAATCTCACCTAGAAAAGTTTATTGAACTGAAACAACAACTACAAGTCCCAAGTAAAGTGGACCTTGTACTTGATGACACAAGTAGATGGGATTCAACATACCATATGCTTCTTGCTGCCTGTGAATTAATGGAAGTCTTTGCTTGCTTCGATACAGCTGATCCTGATTACAGAATGACCCTTACGATGGATGAATGGAAGCAGGTTGAAAAACTCTGCAAATATTTGAAATGTTTTCATGATGCAGCGAACATTTTGACTTTGCAACCATACCCGACCGCAAACTTATTTTTCCCTGAAGTGTCAAAACTTCAGGTGGAGTTGACTTATGCGGCATTTAGCGATGATCCCTTCCTTAGTGGTCTGATTAAGCCTTTGTATGAGAAGTTTGATCGGTATTGGAGAGAAAGCTGCCCCATCTTGGCAATGGCCGTTGCCCTCGATCCAAGGCATAAAATGAAACTTGTGGAGTTCACCTTTTCTAAGATACTTGGTGAGAATGCAGAGCCATGGATAAGAACAGTTGATGATGCCCTTCGTGAAATGTTCATAGAATATAACATCCAAATGCTTCCGTTTGAAACAATCAATGGGGATGATGAAGGGGATGAGATCATGATAAAGACAGAGCTGTGCCCAGAAGGTTCTCTTGATGATTCTATCTATCTTGATGACTATGAATTTTATATATCCGATTTTGTCGGTAACCAGCAATTCAAGTCAGAATTGGATGAGTATCTAGAAGAACCTCTACTATCCAGTCATCAAGAATTTGATATTTTGTGTTGGTGGAGGCTGAATGGATACAGGTATCCAACCTTGTCAAGAATTGCATCCGATCTTTTGTCTATGCCAACGTCTACAGTGTCTCGGGATTCTGTTTTTGACACAGAAATTAGGAAAATGGATAGTTACAGGAGTTCATTAAGCCCTAGGACTATTGAGGCTCTTATTTGTGCCAAGGATTGGTTACAGAATAAAATCTTACCAACAGATGATTCAAAAGCATTTGTGAAAATGGAATTTTAG
- the LOC107619405 gene encoding zinc finger BED domain-containing protein DAYSLEEPER-like isoform X2, with product MITPAFMAIDAGIAVTNNKEKPDLGEHPNLPKRKKSIVWEYFTVETVGAGCTRAYCKQCNKSFSYINDSKLAGTSHLKRHITLGICQVIRQKNQQGETQDTPNPPKKRPRATPGYAGNGVSFDQSRSNHDIAKMIILHDYPLHIVEQQGFIDLVRILQPQFNPIRSDSVEEDCVALYVREKQNLLNLINGIPGLVNLTLDLWTSNEAMGYVFVRGHFIDGNWNLHHPVLNVIKVPFPLSDGSLSHTILTCLSDWNLEGRLLTLALDKSFSSETLMGNLKGFLSSKNPVILNDQFLNQNCYARVLSHLALDALQAMKETVDKVRQSVKYVKSSESHLEKFIELKQQLQVPSKVDLVLDDTSRWDSTYHMLLAACELMEVFACFDTADPDYRMTLTMDEWKQVEKLCKYLKCFHDAANILTLQPYPTANLFFPEVSKLQVELTYAAFSDDPFLSGLIKPLYEKFDRYWRESCPILAMAVALDPRHKMKLVEFTFSKILGENAEPWIRTVDDALREMFIEYNIQMLPFETINGDDEGDEIMIKTELCPEGSLDDSIYLDDYEFYISDFVGNQQFKSELDEYLEEPLLSSHQEFDILCWWRLNGYRYPTLSRIASDLLSMPTSTVSRDSVFDTEIRKMDSYRSSLSPRTIEALICAKDWLQNKILPTDDSKAFVKMEF from the exons AT GATTACACCTGCATTCATGGCGATTGATGCTGGCATTGCTGTAACTAATAACAAAGAGAAACCTGATTTAGGAGAACATCCGAATCTACCTAagagaaagaagtctattgtGTGGGAATATTTCACTGTTGAAACTGTTGGAGCTGGATGTACCAGGGCATATTGCAAACAGTGCAACAAATCCTTTTCTTATATAAATGATTCAAAACTAGCCGGCACAAGTCATCTGAAAAGGCACATTACTTTAGGAATTTGTCAAGTTATTCGgcagaaaaatcaacaaggagaaactcaagatactcccaatccACCCAAGAAACGTCCAAGAGCAACACCTGGATATGCTGGTAATGGTGTCTCATTTGATCAGAGCCGGAGCAACCATGATATTGCTAAAATGATAATTTTACATGATTATCCACTTCATATTGTGGAGCAGCAGGGTTTCATTGATCTTGTGCGGATTCTTCAACCCCAGTTcaatccgatccgatctgattCTGTCGAAGAGGATTGTGTTGCTTTATATGTAAGAGAGAAGCAAAATCTTTTGAATCTTATCAATGGTATTCCCGGACTGGTTAACCTGACATTGGACTTATGGACTTCAAACGAGGCAATGGGCTATGTTTTTGTCCGTGGACACTTCATTGATGGCAATTGGAACTTACATCATCCTGTTCTAAATGTCATTAAGGTACCATTTCCTCTTTCCGATGGTTCCTTAAGCCACACTATATTAACATGTCTATCTGACTGGAATTTAGAGGGACGACTCCTTACCCTTGCACTTGATAAATCCTTCTCCAGTGAGACTTTGATGGGAAATCTGAAAGGCTTTCTTTCTTCCAAGAACCCAGTGATCCTCAATGATCAGTTCTTAAACCAGAATTGTTATGCCCGTGTTCTTAGTCACCTTGCACTGGACGCATTACAGGCAATGAAGGAAACTGTTGACAAGGTCCGTCAAAGTGTGAAGTATGTAAAGTCTTCAGAATCTCACCTAGAAAAGTTTATTGAACTGAAACAACAACTACAAGTCCCAAGTAAAGTGGACCTTGTACTTGATGACACAAGTAGATGGGATTCAACATACCATATGCTTCTTGCTGCCTGTGAATTAATGGAAGTCTTTGCTTGCTTCGATACAGCTGATCCTGATTACAGAATGACCCTTACGATGGATGAATGGAAGCAGGTTGAAAAACTCTGCAAATATTTGAAATGTTTTCATGATGCAGCGAACATTTTGACTTTGCAACCATACCCGACCGCAAACTTATTTTTCCCTGAAGTGTCAAAACTTCAGGTGGAGTTGACTTATGCGGCATTTAGCGATGATCCCTTCCTTAGTGGTCTGATTAAGCCTTTGTATGAGAAGTTTGATCGGTATTGGAGAGAAAGCTGCCCCATCTTGGCAATGGCCGTTGCCCTCGATCCAAGGCATAAAATGAAACTTGTGGAGTTCACCTTTTCTAAGATACTTGGTGAGAATGCAGAGCCATGGATAAGAACAGTTGATGATGCCCTTCGTGAAATGTTCATAGAATATAACATCCAAATGCTTCCGTTTGAAACAATCAATGGGGATGATGAAGGGGATGAGATCATGATAAAGACAGAGCTGTGCCCAGAAGGTTCTCTTGATGATTCTATCTATCTTGATGACTATGAATTTTATATATCCGATTTTGTCGGTAACCAGCAATTCAAGTCAGAATTGGATGAGTATCTAGAAGAACCTCTACTATCCAGTCATCAAGAATTTGATATTTTGTGTTGGTGGAGGCTGAATGGATACAGGTATCCAACCTTGTCAAGAATTGCATCCGATCTTTTGTCTATGCCAACGTCTACAGTGTCTCGGGATTCTGTTTTTGACACAGAAATTAGGAAAATGGATAGTTACAGGAGTTCATTAAGCCCTAGGACTATTGAGGCTCTTATTTGTGCCAAGGATTGGTTACAGAATAAAATCTTACCAACAGATGATTCAAAAGCATTTGTGAAAATGGAATTTTAG
- the LOC107619405 gene encoding zinc finger BED domain-containing protein DAYSLEEPER-like isoform X3: protein MAIDAGIAVTNNKEKPDLGEHPNLPKRKKSIVWEYFTVETVGAGCTRAYCKQCNKSFSYINDSKLAGTSHLKRHITLGICQVIRQKNQQGETQDTPNPPKKRPRATPGYAGNGVSFDQSRSNHDIAKMIILHDYPLHIVEQQGFIDLVRILQPQFNPIRSDSVEEDCVALYVREKQNLLNLINGIPGLVNLTLDLWTSNEAMGYVFVRGHFIDGNWNLHHPVLNVIKVPFPLSDGSLSHTILTCLSDWNLEGRLLTLALDKSFSSETLMGNLKGFLSSKNPVILNDQFLNQNCYARVLSHLALDALQAMKETVDKVRQSVKYVKSSESHLEKFIELKQQLQVPSKVDLVLDDTSRWDSTYHMLLAACELMEVFACFDTADPDYRMTLTMDEWKQVEKLCKYLKCFHDAANILTLQPYPTANLFFPEVSKLQVELTYAAFSDDPFLSGLIKPLYEKFDRYWRESCPILAMAVALDPRHKMKLVEFTFSKILGENAEPWIRTVDDALREMFIEYNIQMLPFETINGDDEGDEIMIKTELCPEGSLDDSIYLDDYEFYISDFVGNQQFKSELDEYLEEPLLSSHQEFDILCWWRLNGYRYPTLSRIASDLLSMPTSTVSRDSVFDTEIRKMDSYRSSLSPRTIEALICAKDWLQNKILPTDDSKAFVKMEF from the coding sequence ATGGCGATTGATGCTGGCATTGCTGTAACTAATAACAAAGAGAAACCTGATTTAGGAGAACATCCGAATCTACCTAagagaaagaagtctattgtGTGGGAATATTTCACTGTTGAAACTGTTGGAGCTGGATGTACCAGGGCATATTGCAAACAGTGCAACAAATCCTTTTCTTATATAAATGATTCAAAACTAGCCGGCACAAGTCATCTGAAAAGGCACATTACTTTAGGAATTTGTCAAGTTATTCGgcagaaaaatcaacaaggagaaactcaagatactcccaatccACCCAAGAAACGTCCAAGAGCAACACCTGGATATGCTGGTAATGGTGTCTCATTTGATCAGAGCCGGAGCAACCATGATATTGCTAAAATGATAATTTTACATGATTATCCACTTCATATTGTGGAGCAGCAGGGTTTCATTGATCTTGTGCGGATTCTTCAACCCCAGTTcaatccgatccgatctgattCTGTCGAAGAGGATTGTGTTGCTTTATATGTAAGAGAGAAGCAAAATCTTTTGAATCTTATCAATGGTATTCCCGGACTGGTTAACCTGACATTGGACTTATGGACTTCAAACGAGGCAATGGGCTATGTTTTTGTCCGTGGACACTTCATTGATGGCAATTGGAACTTACATCATCCTGTTCTAAATGTCATTAAGGTACCATTTCCTCTTTCCGATGGTTCCTTAAGCCACACTATATTAACATGTCTATCTGACTGGAATTTAGAGGGACGACTCCTTACCCTTGCACTTGATAAATCCTTCTCCAGTGAGACTTTGATGGGAAATCTGAAAGGCTTTCTTTCTTCCAAGAACCCAGTGATCCTCAATGATCAGTTCTTAAACCAGAATTGTTATGCCCGTGTTCTTAGTCACCTTGCACTGGACGCATTACAGGCAATGAAGGAAACTGTTGACAAGGTCCGTCAAAGTGTGAAGTATGTAAAGTCTTCAGAATCTCACCTAGAAAAGTTTATTGAACTGAAACAACAACTACAAGTCCCAAGTAAAGTGGACCTTGTACTTGATGACACAAGTAGATGGGATTCAACATACCATATGCTTCTTGCTGCCTGTGAATTAATGGAAGTCTTTGCTTGCTTCGATACAGCTGATCCTGATTACAGAATGACCCTTACGATGGATGAATGGAAGCAGGTTGAAAAACTCTGCAAATATTTGAAATGTTTTCATGATGCAGCGAACATTTTGACTTTGCAACCATACCCGACCGCAAACTTATTTTTCCCTGAAGTGTCAAAACTTCAGGTGGAGTTGACTTATGCGGCATTTAGCGATGATCCCTTCCTTAGTGGTCTGATTAAGCCTTTGTATGAGAAGTTTGATCGGTATTGGAGAGAAAGCTGCCCCATCTTGGCAATGGCCGTTGCCCTCGATCCAAGGCATAAAATGAAACTTGTGGAGTTCACCTTTTCTAAGATACTTGGTGAGAATGCAGAGCCATGGATAAGAACAGTTGATGATGCCCTTCGTGAAATGTTCATAGAATATAACATCCAAATGCTTCCGTTTGAAACAATCAATGGGGATGATGAAGGGGATGAGATCATGATAAAGACAGAGCTGTGCCCAGAAGGTTCTCTTGATGATTCTATCTATCTTGATGACTATGAATTTTATATATCCGATTTTGTCGGTAACCAGCAATTCAAGTCAGAATTGGATGAGTATCTAGAAGAACCTCTACTATCCAGTCATCAAGAATTTGATATTTTGTGTTGGTGGAGGCTGAATGGATACAGGTATCCAACCTTGTCAAGAATTGCATCCGATCTTTTGTCTATGCCAACGTCTACAGTGTCTCGGGATTCTGTTTTTGACACAGAAATTAGGAAAATGGATAGTTACAGGAGTTCATTAAGCCCTAGGACTATTGAGGCTCTTATTTGTGCCAAGGATTGGTTACAGAATAAAATCTTACCAACAGATGATTCAAAAGCATTTGTGAAAATGGAATTTTAG